One genomic segment of Fusobacterium nucleatum includes these proteins:
- a CDS encoding DegV family protein, with product MKIEIKILNPVRLTKLFIAASRWLSKYADVLNDLNVYPVPDGDTGTNMSMTLQSVENALIGLQSEPNMEELVDIISEAVLLGARGNSGTILSQIIQGFLDAVRDKEEIDIETAAKAFVSAKERAYKAVSQPVEGTILTVIRKVSEAAMAYDGPKDDFIPFLVNLKNAAADAVEDTPNLLPKLKEAGVVDAGGKGIFYVLEGFEKSVTDPEMLKDLARIANSQVNRKQKLEYINKNEIKFKYCTEFIIESGSFDLDEYKEKIGKLGDSMVVAQTRKKTKTHIHTNNPGQALEIAGSLGDLNNIKIENMEIQHSHVLVKEEELNKVDIRGVVKETVLEEPKLLFNEKNIENSVAIYAVVDNKSIADLFLKDGASATLIGGQTKNPSVSDIEEGLKKIKAKTIYILPNNKNIIASAKLAAKRDNRDIIVIDTKTMLEGHYFTKNRKMNLQILLRQLKFNNSIEITKAVRDTKVNDIEIKVGDNIALVNGTLTEKAERVEDLIKKIYEKYTNDNTLAVTVVKGKTATEEGNEIIKSKNFKKFYEYDGEQDNYSYYIYLEQRDPSLSKIAILTDSASDITPDMIEGLDVTVIPIRLKIGENNYKDGINLSKKEFWHKLMTEKVVPKTAQPSPAEFRDYYEELFNKGYEKIISIHISSKMSGTQQVAKVAREMLKREKDIIIVDSKSVTFGQAYQVLEAAKMIKSGVKLDDILTRLYEIADKMKVYFAVSDLTYLEKGGRIGRASSVIGNLLKLRPVLKLEDGEVCLETKTFGERGAISYMEKIIKNEGKNSIYLYTAWGGTNQELQSTDILKKTADTMRKIEYKGRFEIGATIGSHSGPVFGIGIISKIR from the coding sequence ATGAAAATAGAGATAAAAATTTTAAACCCTGTCAGGCTGACAAAGTTATTTATAGCAGCAAGCAGATGGCTTTCAAAATATGCGGATGTTCTAAATGACTTAAATGTTTACCCTGTTCCAGATGGAGATACAGGAACAAATATGTCTATGACATTACAGTCAGTTGAAAATGCCTTGATAGGATTACAAAGTGAGCCTAATATGGAAGAGCTTGTAGATATAATTTCAGAAGCAGTTTTATTAGGAGCAAGAGGGAATTCAGGAACAATTTTATCACAAATAATCCAAGGATTTTTAGATGCAGTAAGGGATAAAGAAGAAATAGATATAGAAACAGCAGCAAAGGCTTTTGTATCTGCAAAAGAAAGAGCATATAAAGCAGTGAGCCAACCAGTTGAAGGAACAATACTTACAGTTATAAGAAAAGTTTCAGAAGCAGCTATGGCTTATGATGGACCAAAAGATGATTTTATCCCATTCTTAGTTAACCTAAAAAATGCAGCTGCTGATGCAGTTGAAGATACTCCTAATCTTTTACCTAAATTAAAAGAAGCAGGAGTTGTAGATGCAGGAGGTAAAGGGATTTTTTATGTGCTAGAAGGATTTGAAAAATCAGTTACTGACCCTGAAATGTTAAAAGATTTAGCAAGAATAGCAAATTCACAAGTAAATAGAAAACAAAAGTTAGAATATATAAATAAAAATGAAATAAAATTCAAGTATTGTACAGAATTTATAATTGAGTCTGGAAGCTTTGATTTAGATGAATATAAAGAAAAAATTGGAAAACTTGGGGACTCTATGGTTGTTGCCCAAACAAGAAAAAAGACTAAGACTCATATACATACAAATAATCCAGGACAGGCATTAGAAATTGCAGGTTCATTAGGAGATTTGAATAATATTAAAATTGAGAATATGGAAATTCAACACAGCCATGTTTTAGTTAAGGAAGAAGAACTTAATAAGGTTGATATACGAGGTGTTGTAAAAGAAACTGTTCTAGAAGAGCCAAAACTATTATTTAATGAAAAGAATATTGAAAATAGTGTGGCAATATATGCAGTAGTAGATAATAAAAGTATAGCTGATTTATTTTTAAAAGATGGGGCAAGTGCAACTTTAATTGGTGGACAAACAAAAAATCCGTCTGTTTCAGACATAGAAGAAGGTTTAAAGAAAATTAAGGCAAAAACTATTTATATTTTACCTAATAATAAAAATATTATTGCTAGTGCAAAACTTGCAGCAAAAAGGGATAATAGGGATATTATAGTTATAGATACTAAAACAATGTTAGAAGGACACTATTTTACAAAAAATAGAAAGATGAATCTTCAAATTTTGTTAAGACAATTAAAATTCAATAATTCTATTGAAATCACAAAGGCAGTTAGAGATACTAAGGTAAATGATATAGAAATTAAAGTTGGGGATAATATTGCACTTGTAAATGGAACTTTAACAGAAAAAGCTGAAAGAGTTGAAGATTTAATTAAAAAAATCTATGAAAAATATACAAATGACAATACCTTGGCTGTTACTGTTGTAAAAGGAAAAACAGCAACAGAAGAAGGAAATGAAATTATAAAATCTAAGAACTTTAAAAAATTCTATGAATATGATGGAGAACAAGATAATTATTCTTACTATATTTACTTAGAACAAAGAGATCCTAGCCTATCAAAAATTGCTATATTGACAGATTCTGCATCTGATATAACACCAGATATGATAGAAGGACTTGATGTAACTGTTATTCCAATAAGACTTAAAATTGGAGAAAATAACTACAAAGATGGAATAAATTTAAGTAAAAAAGAATTTTGGCATAAATTAATGACTGAAAAGGTAGTGCCTAAAACTGCTCAGCCTTCTCCTGCTGAATTTAGAGATTACTATGAAGAATTATTTAATAAAGGTTATGAAAAAATAATATCAATTCATATTTCTAGTAAGATGAGTGGAACTCAACAAGTTGCAAAAGTTGCAAGAGAAATGTTAAAGAGAGAAAAAGATATAATTATAGTTGATTCAAAATCTGTTACATTTGGACAAGCATATCAAGTTCTTGAAGCTGCAAAAATGATAAAATCAGGGGTTAAATTAGATGATATTTTAACAAGACTTTATGAAATAGCGGATAAGATGAAAGTATACTTTGCAGTTAGTGATTTAACTTACCTAGAAAAAGGTGGAAGAATTGGAAGAGCTTCATCAGTGATTGGAAATCTATTGAAATTAAGACCTGTTTTAAAATTAGAAGATGGAGAGGTTTGTCTTGAAACTAAAACTTTTGGTGAAAGAGGAGCTATCTCTTATATGGAAAAAATCATTAAAAATGAAGGTAAAAATAGTATATATTTATACACTGCTTGGGGAGGAACTAACCAAGAATTACAAAGTACAGATATATTGAAAAAGACAGCAGACACAATGAGAAAAATTGAATACAAAGGTAGATTTGAAATTGGAGCTACAATAGGTAGCCACAGTGGACCTGTTTTTGGAATTGGAATTATATCTAAAATTAGATAA
- a CDS encoding PTS sugar transporter subunit IIA: protein MKFSSYLNPDYIFPCLEVKSKEEIIRTIVGKVAEDNKMVSEQKDEIIKNILKREEEISTCIGSGIFLPHTRMIDFSDFIIAVATVKNKLEAEIGGTNQTDDIKVVFLIISDVLKNKNLLKAMSAISKIALKNPEIIEKIKTVTHEKQILELLSANDIEIEHKIIAEDVLSPEIKPARENDTLEEIAKRLILEQKSALPVLTEDGILLGEITERELIGFGMPEHLALMSDLNFLTVGEPFEEYLLNESTMTIKDIYRKDIRHLIIDKETPIMEICFKMVYKGMHRLYVVNPKNNKYLGIINRSDIIKKVLHI from the coding sequence ATGAAATTTTCAAGTTACTTAAATCCAGATTATATATTTCCATGTTTAGAAGTAAAATCTAAAGAAGAAATAATTAGAACAATTGTTGGCAAAGTGGCGGAAGATAACAAGATGGTTTCTGAACAAAAAGATGAAATTATCAAAAATATTTTAAAGAGAGAAGAAGAAATTTCTACTTGTATAGGAAGTGGAATTTTCTTACCACATACAAGAATGATAGATTTTTCAGATTTTATTATAGCAGTTGCCACTGTTAAAAATAAATTAGAGGCTGAAATTGGAGGAACAAATCAAACTGATGATATAAAAGTTGTATTCTTAATAATTTCAGATGTATTAAAAAATAAAAATCTATTAAAAGCTATGAGTGCAATTTCAAAAATAGCTTTAAAAAATCCTGAAATTATAGAAAAAATTAAAACAGTAACTCATGAAAAACAAATACTTGAATTATTATCTGCTAATGATATAGAGATAGAACATAAAATTATAGCAGAAGATGTTTTAAGCCCAGAAATAAAACCTGCAAGAGAAAATGATACTTTGGAAGAAATAGCTAAAAGATTGATATTAGAACAAAAATCGGCACTGCCTGTTTTAACAGAAGATGGTATCCTTTTAGGAGAAATAACAGAAAGAGAATTAATAGGTTTTGGTATGCCAGAACATCTAGCCCTTATGAGTGACTTAAACTTCTTAACAGTAGGAGAACCTTTTGAAGAATACTTACTTAATGAAAGCACAATGACAATAAAGGATATTTATAGAAAAGATATTAGACACTTGATAATAGATAAAGAAACTCCTATAATGGAAATTTGTTTTAAGATGGTATACAAAGGAATGCACAGATTGTATGTTGTAAATCCAAAGAATAATAAATATCTTGGAATTATAAATAGGTCAGATATTATTAAGAAAGTGTTGCATATATAA
- a CDS encoding ArsB/NhaD family transporter — translation MLYIGILIFIVVFYCIITEKVPSSWATMAGGLLMTLIGITSQEQVLETIYTRLEILFLLVGMMMIVLLISETGVFQWFAIKVAQLVRGEPFKLIILLSIVTAVCSAFLDNVTTILLMAPVSILLAKQLKLNPFPFVITEVMSANIGGLATLIGDPTQLIIGAEGKLTFNEFLLNTAPVAILSMISLLATVYFMYAKDMKVSNELKAKIMELDSSRSLKDIKLLKQSIVIFSLVIIGFILNNFVDKGLAMIALSGAVCLSLLAKKSPKEMFEGVEWETLFFFIGLFMMIKGIENLDIIKFIGDKMIHLTEGHFGGAVFSTMWISAVFTSVIGNVANAATFSKIINIMTPSFSGVAGIKALWWALSFGSCLGGNLSILGSATNVVAVGAADKAGCKIKFVQFLKFGGIIAIENLIIASIYIYFRYL, via the coding sequence ATGTTATATATTGGAATTTTGATATTTATAGTGGTGTTCTACTGTATAATTACAGAGAAAGTACCAAGTTCTTGGGCAACAATGGCTGGAGGTTTGTTAATGACTTTAATAGGTATAACAAGCCAAGAACAAGTCCTTGAAACAATATATACAAGATTAGAAATTTTGTTTCTACTTGTTGGAATGATGATGATAGTTCTTCTTATTTCTGAAACAGGAGTGTTCCAATGGTTTGCAATTAAAGTTGCACAATTGGTAAGAGGAGAACCATTTAAGCTGATAATTTTGTTATCAATAGTAACAGCAGTATGTTCTGCGTTTTTAGATAATGTTACAACAATTTTACTTATGGCACCAGTATCTATATTGTTGGCTAAGCAGCTGAAGTTAAATCCTTTTCCTTTTGTAATAACAGAAGTTATGTCAGCAAATATTGGAGGACTTGCAACATTGATAGGTGACCCTACTCAACTTATTATAGGAGCAGAAGGAAAATTAACTTTTAATGAATTTTTACTTAATACAGCACCAGTTGCAATACTTTCAATGATTTCTCTTTTAGCAACAGTTTATTTTATGTATGCAAAAGATATGAAAGTATCAAATGAATTAAAAGCTAAGATTATGGAATTGGATTCTAGCAGATCATTAAAAGATATAAAACTTTTAAAACAATCAATAGTTATATTTTCTTTGGTTATAATAGGTTTTATCTTAAATAACTTTGTGGATAAAGGGCTTGCTATGATTGCACTATCAGGAGCAGTATGTCTATCACTTCTTGCAAAGAAAAGTCCTAAGGAAATGTTTGAAGGAGTTGAATGGGAAACTCTATTCTTCTTTATAGGGTTATTTATGATGATAAAAGGGATAGAAAATCTGGATATTATTAAATTTATTGGGGATAAAATGATACATCTAACAGAAGGTCATTTTGGAGGAGCAGTATTCTCAACAATGTGGATATCAGCTGTCTTTACCTCAGTAATAGGAAATGTTGCTAATGCAGCTACATTCTCAAAAATTATAAATATTATGACTCCAAGTTTTTCAGGAGTAGCAGGAATAAAGGCACTTTGGTGGGCTTTATCTTTTGGCTCTTGTTTAGGTGGAAATTTAAGTATACTTGGTTCTGCAACAAATGTTGTGGCAGTAGGAGCAGCAGATAAGGCAGGATGTAAAATTAAGTTTGTACAATTTTTAAAATTTGGTGGAATTATTGCTATAGAAAATTTAATTATAGCTTCAATATATATTTATTTCAGATATCTATAA